In Acropora palmata chromosome 7, jaAcrPala1.3, whole genome shotgun sequence, one genomic interval encodes:
- the LOC141886197 gene encoding thioredoxin domain-containing protein 3 homolog isoform X3, translated as MAKSKGKVDLQVEIKTQEQWDELLTKEGLIVVDTYAAWCGPCKAIVSSFKRLKNELGDDLLVFATAESDSIDSLEAYRMKSQPTFLFYAGGILINVVRGCNCPLLIKTIRSELEKEHKVINGTSQRVAFVDQEALKEPVMDEQKDEGMEEEEEEEELVELPKQVTVAIIKPDAVKAGLVDEIIQKVEDAGMEVLKKEEKVLSKEEAAEFYKQHEGSEHFDQLVEFMSSGPCMTLLLSKAGDTPDAADSAIDYFRDLIGPKDVNIAKEEAPASLRALYGTDTVMNAVHGCDSAESAARELAFFYPDFVAPTIVQRRKKKRLQRTLALIRPDALKTRKDSILKKIEEAGFAIAMSKEMTLSREQAEEFYTEHKDAEFFETLVTNMTSGPMMALCLAREDAVEGWRELLGPKDISEAVDQAPESLRQQFHVEESPVNPLHGSDSTVAAEKEIRQLFPVQSTLAVIKPEMEPDKRDDVIQRIKEAGFKIQFEKEVTLTKELASQFYHEHEGKDFFDGLTDHMASGPTLFMVLTREDAVTGWRAMMGPTDPQQALEVAPNSLRAQFGTDTMKNAVHGSSTVEKAEKVIKEFLPEVEILPDGTVRVPKDEAPAPDKDKNEQEDTQRISDQFSEPLGMEDGSIPDDAIKASSELDDQHSASRARLNAKPAEEKMGAWVPLESDENQWLQVDLGKVTRLTKIALQGEAGESSRHIKEFSVSCSLDGEGFLLYREDNADKVFEGSTDQETVVTASLKNPVITQYVKLHPKTWNEGIAMRTEFYGSSADTYSQPLGMENGNIPDDAIKASTELDDQHSASRARLNAKPDGEKMGAWVPLESDENQWLQVDLGKVAEITKVSTQGGGEESEQRVVSFVLAFSEDQENFLDYQENGDVKVFEGNTDGNTTVSHWLVQPVRARFCTVKPKTWNEQIALRLELYGKVALDGTPVADELPEENEAVQPQDTQHGEESAENQEVPAQESTEAVPEAEETAEVPNEVKESPSEEGKADEGDEEVAKEEAVDENGTDQGKSIEDGNAEGEPEEGQVADEVKEGVDDSAKEGEGQDTEEVKGENADEGSKPTEPQKGEQNADEEGAEKSEETAETAEEVKAAGGDQADNN; from the exons gttgaAATTAAAACTCAAGAACAGTGGGATGAGTTGTTAACAAAAGAGGGATTGATAG TTGTGGATACTTATGCCGCCTGGTGTGGACCTTGTAAAGCCATTGTCAGTTCCTTCAAGCGACTAAAGAATGAACTTGGAGATGACCTCCTTGTGTTTGCTACA GCTGAAAGTGATTCCATTGATTCCTTGGAGGCGTACAGAATGAAGAGCCAGCCAACATTCCTTTTTTATGCT GGAGGCATTCTTATCAATGTTGTAAGGGGATGTAACTGCCCGTTGTTGATCAAGACTATTCGCAGTGAGCTGGAGAAAGAACACAAAGTCATCAACGGGACAAGTCAAAGAGTTGCG TTTGTTGATCAAGAAGCTTTGAAAGAGCCAGTAATGGATGAACAAAAAGATGAGGGAatggaagaagaggaagaagaagaagagttAG TGGAGTTACCCAAGCAGGTCACTGTAGCCATCATCAAACCTGATGCCGTCAAAGCTGGACTTGTCGATGAAATCATACAGAAG GTTGAAGATGCTGGAATGGAAGTTTtgaaaaaggaggaaaaggtcCTGTCAAAAGAGGAGGCTGCAGAATTTTACAAGCAGCATGAAGGATCTGAACACTTTGATCAACTGGTTGAATTCATGTCAAG tgGTCCTTGTATGACTCTTCTACTCAGCAAAGCAGGGGACACCCCAGATGCTGCAGATAGTGCCATTGATTATTTCCGTGATCTGATTGGGCCAAAAGATGTCAATATTGCAAAGGAGGAAGCTCCTGCAAG CTTGAGAGCTCTTTATGGTACTGACACAGTGATGAATGCAGTCCATGGCTGTGACTCAGCTGAAAGTGCAGCTAG agagCTTGCCTTCTTTTATCCTGACTTTGTGGCACCTACAATAGttcaaagaaggaaaaagaagcgTCTGCAGAGAACACTTGCCCTTATCAGACCAGATGCATTGAAGACTCGCAAAG aTTCCATACTGAAAAAGATTGAAGAGGCAGGGTTTGCTATCGCTATGTCAAAAGAAATGACATTATCACGAGAACAAGCTGAAGAGTTTTACACGGAGCATAAGGATGCAGAATTCTTTGAGACCTTGGTTACCAACATGACTAG TGGACCAATGATGGCTTTATGTCTGGCCCGTGAAGATGCTGTGGAGGGTTGGCGGGAACTACTTGGCCCCAAAGATATCTCAGAAGCTGTAGACCAGGCCCCAGAAAG CTTACGGCAGCAGTTCCATGTAGAAGAGAGTCCTGTTAATCCCCTGCATGGATCAGATTCAACTGTTGCCGCAGAAAAGGAAATCCGGCAGTTGTTCCCTGTTCAGTCAACATTAGCAGTTATTAAACCTGAAATGGAACCAGATAAGAGAG ATGATGTTATTCAGCGAATCAAAGAAGCTGGTTTCAAGATTCAGTTTGAAAAGGAGGTGACACTGACTAAAGAACTAGCATCTCAGTTCTACCATGAACATGAAGGGAAAGACTTCTTTGATGGACTTACAGATCACATGGCCAG TGGACCAACATTATTTATGGTGCTTACAAGAGAGGATGCTGTCACTGGCTGGAGAGCAATGATGGGCCCCACAGATCCACAGCAAGCTTTAGAGGTTGCACCAAACTC GCTTCGTGCACAGTTTGGCACAGATACAATGAAGAATGCTGTGCATGGCAGTTCCACTGTGGAGAAGGCTGAGAAGGTTATTAAAGAGTTCCTACCTGAAGTTGAAATTTTGCCAGATGGGACAGTTCGAG TGCCAAAAGATGAAGCCCCTGCGCCTGATAAAGACAAGAACGAGCAGGAGGATACTCAAAGAATATCCG ATCAATTTAGTGAGCCTTTGGGAATGGAAGATGGCAGCATCCCTGATGATGCAATCAAAGCATCATCTGAACTTGATGATCAGCACAGTGCATCAAGAGCTCGTCTGAATGCCAAGCCTGCTGAAGAAAAGATGGGAGCTTGGGTTCCACTGGAGAGTGATGAAAATCAGTGGCTCCAGGTGGATCTTGGGAAGGTGACGAGGCTCACAAAGATAGCTTTACAAGGAGAAGCTGGCGAAAGCTCACGGCACATCAAGGAGTTCTCTGTCTCCTGTAGCCTTGATGGAGAAGGGTTTTTGCTGTACAGAGAGGACAATGCTGACAAG GTCTTTGAGGGAAGTACAGACCAAGAAACAGTTGTCACTGCCAGTCTTAAAAATCCAGTAATAACTCAGTATGTAAAACTGCATCCCAAAACCTGGAATGAAGGCATTGCAATGAGAACTGAGTTTTATGGAAGCAGTGCAG ATACGTACAGTCAACCTTTGGGAATGGAAAACGGTAACATCCCTGATGATGCAATCAAGGCATCAACTGAACTTGATGATCAGCACAGTGCATCAAGAGCTCGCCTGAATGCCAAGCCTGATGGAGAAAAGATGGGAGCCTGGGTTCCACTGGAGAGTGATGAAAACCAGTGGCTCCAGGTGGATCTTGGGAAGGTTGCAGAGATAACAAAAGTTAGCACCCAGGGGGGTGGTGAAGAGTCAGAACAGCGTGTTGTTAGCTTTGTCTTGGCATTTAGTGAAGATCAAGAAAACTTTCTTGATTATCAAGAAAATGGTGATGTAAAG GTATTTGAAGGTAACACTGATGGCAACACGACAGTGAGTCACTGGTTGGTTCAACCTGTCAGAGCACGCTTCTGCACTGTGAAACCCAAGACATGGAATGAACAGATTGCGTTAAGATTAGAACTTTATGGAAAAGTGGCATTAG ATGGCACTCCTGTTGCAGATGAGTTGCCAGAAGAGAATGAAGCCGTACAACCACAGGACACCCAACATGGAGAAGAAAGTGCGGAGAATCAAGAAGTTCCAGCCCAAGAAAGCACCGAAGCAGTCCCTGAGGCTGAAGAAACTGCTGAGGTTCCTAATGAGGTTAAAGAGAGTCCAAGCGAGGAAGGCAAAGCAGACGAAGGAGATGAAGAGGTTGCTAAAGAAGAAGCGGTCGACGAAAACGGTACGGACCAAGGGAAGAGTATCGAAGATGGAAATGCTGAAGGCGAACCCGAGGAGGGTCAGGTTGCAGACGAAGTGAAGGAGGGTGTAGACGACAGTGCTAAAGAAGGTGAAGGGCAAGATACGGAAGAGGTTAAGGGAGAAAATGCAGATGAAGGAAGTAAGCCAACCGAACCACAAAAAGGAGAGCAAAACGCAGACGAAGAAGGAGCAGAAAAATCCGAGGAGACTGCCGAAACTGCGGAAGAAGTCAAAGCAGCCGGGGGCGACCAAGCAGATAACAACTGA
- the LOC141886197 gene encoding uncharacterized protein LOC141886197 isoform X1: protein MKSRGHGVGKTRSNETGNSSSFKENELDDDEDFEADHTDTTQDSALKRPLMKYPVSSSRITGRRKQPLTHAPKRGGFRVRHGIQVEIKTQEQWDELLTKEGLIVVDTYAAWCGPCKAIVSSFKRLKNELGDDLLVFATAESDSIDSLEAYRMKSQPTFLFYAGGILINVVRGCNCPLLIKTIRSELEKEHKVINGTSQRVAFVDQEALKEPVMDEQKDEGMEEEEEEEELVELPKQVTVAIIKPDAVKAGLVDEIIQKVEDAGMEVLKKEEKVLSKEEAAEFYKQHEGSEHFDQLVEFMSSGPCMTLLLSKAGDTPDAADSAIDYFRDLIGPKDVNIAKEEAPASLRALYGTDTVMNAVHGCDSAESAARELAFFYPDFVAPTIVQRRKKKRLQRTLALIRPDALKTRKDSILKKIEEAGFAIAMSKEMTLSREQAEEFYTEHKDAEFFETLVTNMTSGPMMALCLAREDAVEGWRELLGPKDISEAVDQAPESLRQQFHVEESPVNPLHGSDSTVAAEKEIRQLFPVQSTLAVIKPEMEPDKRDDVIQRIKEAGFKIQFEKEVTLTKELASQFYHEHEGKDFFDGLTDHMASGPTLFMVLTREDAVTGWRAMMGPTDPQQALEVAPNSLRAQFGTDTMKNAVHGSSTVEKAEKVIKEFLPEVEILPDGTVRVPKDEAPAPDKDKNEQEDTQRISDQFSEPLGMEDGSIPDDAIKASSELDDQHSASRARLNAKPAEEKMGAWVPLESDENQWLQVDLGKVTRLTKIALQGEAGESSRHIKEFSVSCSLDGEGFLLYREDNADKVFEGSTDQETVVTASLKNPVITQYVKLHPKTWNEGIAMRTEFYGSSADTYSQPLGMENGNIPDDAIKASTELDDQHSASRARLNAKPDGEKMGAWVPLESDENQWLQVDLGKVAEITKVSTQGGGEESEQRVVSFVLAFSEDQENFLDYQENGDVKVFEGNTDGNTTVSHWLVQPVRARFCTVKPKTWNEQIALRLELYGKVALDGTPVADELPEENEAVQPQDTQHGEESAENQEVPAQESTEAVPEAEETAEVPNEVKESPSEEGKADEGDEEVAKEEAVDENGTDQGKSIEDGNAEGEPEEGQVADEVKEGVDDSAKEGEGQDTEEVKGENADEGSKPTEPQKGEQNADEEGAEKSEETAETAEEVKAAGGDQADNN, encoded by the exons gttgaAATTAAAACTCAAGAACAGTGGGATGAGTTGTTAACAAAAGAGGGATTGATAG TTGTGGATACTTATGCCGCCTGGTGTGGACCTTGTAAAGCCATTGTCAGTTCCTTCAAGCGACTAAAGAATGAACTTGGAGATGACCTCCTTGTGTTTGCTACA GCTGAAAGTGATTCCATTGATTCCTTGGAGGCGTACAGAATGAAGAGCCAGCCAACATTCCTTTTTTATGCT GGAGGCATTCTTATCAATGTTGTAAGGGGATGTAACTGCCCGTTGTTGATCAAGACTATTCGCAGTGAGCTGGAGAAAGAACACAAAGTCATCAACGGGACAAGTCAAAGAGTTGCG TTTGTTGATCAAGAAGCTTTGAAAGAGCCAGTAATGGATGAACAAAAAGATGAGGGAatggaagaagaggaagaagaagaagagttAG TGGAGTTACCCAAGCAGGTCACTGTAGCCATCATCAAACCTGATGCCGTCAAAGCTGGACTTGTCGATGAAATCATACAGAAG GTTGAAGATGCTGGAATGGAAGTTTtgaaaaaggaggaaaaggtcCTGTCAAAAGAGGAGGCTGCAGAATTTTACAAGCAGCATGAAGGATCTGAACACTTTGATCAACTGGTTGAATTCATGTCAAG tgGTCCTTGTATGACTCTTCTACTCAGCAAAGCAGGGGACACCCCAGATGCTGCAGATAGTGCCATTGATTATTTCCGTGATCTGATTGGGCCAAAAGATGTCAATATTGCAAAGGAGGAAGCTCCTGCAAG CTTGAGAGCTCTTTATGGTACTGACACAGTGATGAATGCAGTCCATGGCTGTGACTCAGCTGAAAGTGCAGCTAG agagCTTGCCTTCTTTTATCCTGACTTTGTGGCACCTACAATAGttcaaagaaggaaaaagaagcgTCTGCAGAGAACACTTGCCCTTATCAGACCAGATGCATTGAAGACTCGCAAAG aTTCCATACTGAAAAAGATTGAAGAGGCAGGGTTTGCTATCGCTATGTCAAAAGAAATGACATTATCACGAGAACAAGCTGAAGAGTTTTACACGGAGCATAAGGATGCAGAATTCTTTGAGACCTTGGTTACCAACATGACTAG TGGACCAATGATGGCTTTATGTCTGGCCCGTGAAGATGCTGTGGAGGGTTGGCGGGAACTACTTGGCCCCAAAGATATCTCAGAAGCTGTAGACCAGGCCCCAGAAAG CTTACGGCAGCAGTTCCATGTAGAAGAGAGTCCTGTTAATCCCCTGCATGGATCAGATTCAACTGTTGCCGCAGAAAAGGAAATCCGGCAGTTGTTCCCTGTTCAGTCAACATTAGCAGTTATTAAACCTGAAATGGAACCAGATAAGAGAG ATGATGTTATTCAGCGAATCAAAGAAGCTGGTTTCAAGATTCAGTTTGAAAAGGAGGTGACACTGACTAAAGAACTAGCATCTCAGTTCTACCATGAACATGAAGGGAAAGACTTCTTTGATGGACTTACAGATCACATGGCCAG TGGACCAACATTATTTATGGTGCTTACAAGAGAGGATGCTGTCACTGGCTGGAGAGCAATGATGGGCCCCACAGATCCACAGCAAGCTTTAGAGGTTGCACCAAACTC GCTTCGTGCACAGTTTGGCACAGATACAATGAAGAATGCTGTGCATGGCAGTTCCACTGTGGAGAAGGCTGAGAAGGTTATTAAAGAGTTCCTACCTGAAGTTGAAATTTTGCCAGATGGGACAGTTCGAG TGCCAAAAGATGAAGCCCCTGCGCCTGATAAAGACAAGAACGAGCAGGAGGATACTCAAAGAATATCCG ATCAATTTAGTGAGCCTTTGGGAATGGAAGATGGCAGCATCCCTGATGATGCAATCAAAGCATCATCTGAACTTGATGATCAGCACAGTGCATCAAGAGCTCGTCTGAATGCCAAGCCTGCTGAAGAAAAGATGGGAGCTTGGGTTCCACTGGAGAGTGATGAAAATCAGTGGCTCCAGGTGGATCTTGGGAAGGTGACGAGGCTCACAAAGATAGCTTTACAAGGAGAAGCTGGCGAAAGCTCACGGCACATCAAGGAGTTCTCTGTCTCCTGTAGCCTTGATGGAGAAGGGTTTTTGCTGTACAGAGAGGACAATGCTGACAAG GTCTTTGAGGGAAGTACAGACCAAGAAACAGTTGTCACTGCCAGTCTTAAAAATCCAGTAATAACTCAGTATGTAAAACTGCATCCCAAAACCTGGAATGAAGGCATTGCAATGAGAACTGAGTTTTATGGAAGCAGTGCAG ATACGTACAGTCAACCTTTGGGAATGGAAAACGGTAACATCCCTGATGATGCAATCAAGGCATCAACTGAACTTGATGATCAGCACAGTGCATCAAGAGCTCGCCTGAATGCCAAGCCTGATGGAGAAAAGATGGGAGCCTGGGTTCCACTGGAGAGTGATGAAAACCAGTGGCTCCAGGTGGATCTTGGGAAGGTTGCAGAGATAACAAAAGTTAGCACCCAGGGGGGTGGTGAAGAGTCAGAACAGCGTGTTGTTAGCTTTGTCTTGGCATTTAGTGAAGATCAAGAAAACTTTCTTGATTATCAAGAAAATGGTGATGTAAAG GTATTTGAAGGTAACACTGATGGCAACACGACAGTGAGTCACTGGTTGGTTCAACCTGTCAGAGCACGCTTCTGCACTGTGAAACCCAAGACATGGAATGAACAGATTGCGTTAAGATTAGAACTTTATGGAAAAGTGGCATTAG ATGGCACTCCTGTTGCAGATGAGTTGCCAGAAGAGAATGAAGCCGTACAACCACAGGACACCCAACATGGAGAAGAAAGTGCGGAGAATCAAGAAGTTCCAGCCCAAGAAAGCACCGAAGCAGTCCCTGAGGCTGAAGAAACTGCTGAGGTTCCTAATGAGGTTAAAGAGAGTCCAAGCGAGGAAGGCAAAGCAGACGAAGGAGATGAAGAGGTTGCTAAAGAAGAAGCGGTCGACGAAAACGGTACGGACCAAGGGAAGAGTATCGAAGATGGAAATGCTGAAGGCGAACCCGAGGAGGGTCAGGTTGCAGACGAAGTGAAGGAGGGTGTAGACGACAGTGCTAAAGAAGGTGAAGGGCAAGATACGGAAGAGGTTAAGGGAGAAAATGCAGATGAAGGAAGTAAGCCAACCGAACCACAAAAAGGAGAGCAAAACGCAGACGAAGAAGGAGCAGAAAAATCCGAGGAGACTGCCGAAACTGCGGAAGAAGTCAAAGCAGCCGGGGGCGACCAAGCAGATAACAACTGA
- the LOC141886197 gene encoding uncharacterized protein LOC141886197 isoform X4, whose amino-acid sequence MKSQPTFLFYAGGILINVVRGCNCPLLIKTIRSELEKEHKVINGTSQRVAFVDQEALKEPVMDEQKDEGMEEEEEEEELVELPKQVTVAIIKPDAVKAGLVDEIIQKVEDAGMEVLKKEEKVLSKEEAAEFYKQHEGSEHFDQLVEFMSSGPCMTLLLSKAGDTPDAADSAIDYFRDLIGPKDVNIAKEEAPASLRALYGTDTVMNAVHGCDSAESAARELAFFYPDFVAPTIVQRRKKKRLQRTLALIRPDALKTRKDSILKKIEEAGFAIAMSKEMTLSREQAEEFYTEHKDAEFFETLVTNMTSGPMMALCLAREDAVEGWRELLGPKDISEAVDQAPESLRQQFHVEESPVNPLHGSDSTVAAEKEIRQLFPVQSTLAVIKPEMEPDKRDDVIQRIKEAGFKIQFEKEVTLTKELASQFYHEHEGKDFFDGLTDHMASGPTLFMVLTREDAVTGWRAMMGPTDPQQALEVAPNSLRAQFGTDTMKNAVHGSSTVEKAEKVIKEFLPEVEILPDGTVRVPKDEAPAPDKDKNEQEDTQRISDQFSEPLGMEDGSIPDDAIKASSELDDQHSASRARLNAKPAEEKMGAWVPLESDENQWLQVDLGKVTRLTKIALQGEAGESSRHIKEFSVSCSLDGEGFLLYREDNADKVFEGSTDQETVVTASLKNPVITQYVKLHPKTWNEGIAMRTEFYGSSADTYSQPLGMENGNIPDDAIKASTELDDQHSASRARLNAKPDGEKMGAWVPLESDENQWLQVDLGKVAEITKVSTQGGGEESEQRVVSFVLAFSEDQENFLDYQENGDVKVFEGNTDGNTTVSHWLVQPVRARFCTVKPKTWNEQIALRLELYGKVALDGTPVADELPEENEAVQPQDTQHGEESAENQEVPAQESTEAVPEAEETAEVPNEVKESPSEEGKADEGDEEVAKEEAVDENGTDQGKSIEDGNAEGEPEEGQVADEVKEGVDDSAKEGEGQDTEEVKGENADEGSKPTEPQKGEQNADEEGAEKSEETAETAEEVKAAGGDQADNN is encoded by the exons ATGAAGAGCCAGCCAACATTCCTTTTTTATGCT GGAGGCATTCTTATCAATGTTGTAAGGGGATGTAACTGCCCGTTGTTGATCAAGACTATTCGCAGTGAGCTGGAGAAAGAACACAAAGTCATCAACGGGACAAGTCAAAGAGTTGCG TTTGTTGATCAAGAAGCTTTGAAAGAGCCAGTAATGGATGAACAAAAAGATGAGGGAatggaagaagaggaagaagaagaagagttAG TGGAGTTACCCAAGCAGGTCACTGTAGCCATCATCAAACCTGATGCCGTCAAAGCTGGACTTGTCGATGAAATCATACAGAAG GTTGAAGATGCTGGAATGGAAGTTTtgaaaaaggaggaaaaggtcCTGTCAAAAGAGGAGGCTGCAGAATTTTACAAGCAGCATGAAGGATCTGAACACTTTGATCAACTGGTTGAATTCATGTCAAG tgGTCCTTGTATGACTCTTCTACTCAGCAAAGCAGGGGACACCCCAGATGCTGCAGATAGTGCCATTGATTATTTCCGTGATCTGATTGGGCCAAAAGATGTCAATATTGCAAAGGAGGAAGCTCCTGCAAG CTTGAGAGCTCTTTATGGTACTGACACAGTGATGAATGCAGTCCATGGCTGTGACTCAGCTGAAAGTGCAGCTAG agagCTTGCCTTCTTTTATCCTGACTTTGTGGCACCTACAATAGttcaaagaaggaaaaagaagcgTCTGCAGAGAACACTTGCCCTTATCAGACCAGATGCATTGAAGACTCGCAAAG aTTCCATACTGAAAAAGATTGAAGAGGCAGGGTTTGCTATCGCTATGTCAAAAGAAATGACATTATCACGAGAACAAGCTGAAGAGTTTTACACGGAGCATAAGGATGCAGAATTCTTTGAGACCTTGGTTACCAACATGACTAG TGGACCAATGATGGCTTTATGTCTGGCCCGTGAAGATGCTGTGGAGGGTTGGCGGGAACTACTTGGCCCCAAAGATATCTCAGAAGCTGTAGACCAGGCCCCAGAAAG CTTACGGCAGCAGTTCCATGTAGAAGAGAGTCCTGTTAATCCCCTGCATGGATCAGATTCAACTGTTGCCGCAGAAAAGGAAATCCGGCAGTTGTTCCCTGTTCAGTCAACATTAGCAGTTATTAAACCTGAAATGGAACCAGATAAGAGAG ATGATGTTATTCAGCGAATCAAAGAAGCTGGTTTCAAGATTCAGTTTGAAAAGGAGGTGACACTGACTAAAGAACTAGCATCTCAGTTCTACCATGAACATGAAGGGAAAGACTTCTTTGATGGACTTACAGATCACATGGCCAG TGGACCAACATTATTTATGGTGCTTACAAGAGAGGATGCTGTCACTGGCTGGAGAGCAATGATGGGCCCCACAGATCCACAGCAAGCTTTAGAGGTTGCACCAAACTC GCTTCGTGCACAGTTTGGCACAGATACAATGAAGAATGCTGTGCATGGCAGTTCCACTGTGGAGAAGGCTGAGAAGGTTATTAAAGAGTTCCTACCTGAAGTTGAAATTTTGCCAGATGGGACAGTTCGAG TGCCAAAAGATGAAGCCCCTGCGCCTGATAAAGACAAGAACGAGCAGGAGGATACTCAAAGAATATCCG ATCAATTTAGTGAGCCTTTGGGAATGGAAGATGGCAGCATCCCTGATGATGCAATCAAAGCATCATCTGAACTTGATGATCAGCACAGTGCATCAAGAGCTCGTCTGAATGCCAAGCCTGCTGAAGAAAAGATGGGAGCTTGGGTTCCACTGGAGAGTGATGAAAATCAGTGGCTCCAGGTGGATCTTGGGAAGGTGACGAGGCTCACAAAGATAGCTTTACAAGGAGAAGCTGGCGAAAGCTCACGGCACATCAAGGAGTTCTCTGTCTCCTGTAGCCTTGATGGAGAAGGGTTTTTGCTGTACAGAGAGGACAATGCTGACAAG GTCTTTGAGGGAAGTACAGACCAAGAAACAGTTGTCACTGCCAGTCTTAAAAATCCAGTAATAACTCAGTATGTAAAACTGCATCCCAAAACCTGGAATGAAGGCATTGCAATGAGAACTGAGTTTTATGGAAGCAGTGCAG ATACGTACAGTCAACCTTTGGGAATGGAAAACGGTAACATCCCTGATGATGCAATCAAGGCATCAACTGAACTTGATGATCAGCACAGTGCATCAAGAGCTCGCCTGAATGCCAAGCCTGATGGAGAAAAGATGGGAGCCTGGGTTCCACTGGAGAGTGATGAAAACCAGTGGCTCCAGGTGGATCTTGGGAAGGTTGCAGAGATAACAAAAGTTAGCACCCAGGGGGGTGGTGAAGAGTCAGAACAGCGTGTTGTTAGCTTTGTCTTGGCATTTAGTGAAGATCAAGAAAACTTTCTTGATTATCAAGAAAATGGTGATGTAAAG GTATTTGAAGGTAACACTGATGGCAACACGACAGTGAGTCACTGGTTGGTTCAACCTGTCAGAGCACGCTTCTGCACTGTGAAACCCAAGACATGGAATGAACAGATTGCGTTAAGATTAGAACTTTATGGAAAAGTGGCATTAG ATGGCACTCCTGTTGCAGATGAGTTGCCAGAAGAGAATGAAGCCGTACAACCACAGGACACCCAACATGGAGAAGAAAGTGCGGAGAATCAAGAAGTTCCAGCCCAAGAAAGCACCGAAGCAGTCCCTGAGGCTGAAGAAACTGCTGAGGTTCCTAATGAGGTTAAAGAGAGTCCAAGCGAGGAAGGCAAAGCAGACGAAGGAGATGAAGAGGTTGCTAAAGAAGAAGCGGTCGACGAAAACGGTACGGACCAAGGGAAGAGTATCGAAGATGGAAATGCTGAAGGCGAACCCGAGGAGGGTCAGGTTGCAGACGAAGTGAAGGAGGGTGTAGACGACAGTGCTAAAGAAGGTGAAGGGCAAGATACGGAAGAGGTTAAGGGAGAAAATGCAGATGAAGGAAGTAAGCCAACCGAACCACAAAAAGGAGAGCAAAACGCAGACGAAGAAGGAGCAGAAAAATCCGAGGAGACTGCCGAAACTGCGGAAGAAGTCAAAGCAGCCGGGGGCGACCAAGCAGATAACAACTGA